The Streptomyces halobius genomic interval CGTCCCGCAGTCGCAGTACGCGGTCGATGATCTTCGCGGCGCCCTGCAGGTCCTCCTTGGAGTCGACGAACAGATCGGCCATGTGCAGTGCCCGCGCGAAGGTTTCCTTCGGGGCCGGACGGTGGTGCAGGTCCTCGCTGATCTTCTGGCCGATGCGGATGCTGTTGCCGCCCGGGTCGGACACGAGGAACTGTCGTACTCCGTAAGACGTGTTCTTCAACGGTCCGATGCGCGGCAGTCCGCGGCTCGGGATCTTCCCGTACGCCTCCTTGAGCCCGTCCCGGAACGTCGCGTACAGCCCGTCGACGTCGTCCGTGAGGACGTAGCAGCCGGAGTAGGACTGGCTCGGGTCGTACTTCCTCATGCCCATGAACTGCAACTCGATGGTGCCGCGCTGGACGACGGCATACGGGTAGGGGCTCTTCTGCAGGAGGGTCGTCTCGAAGCCCAGCGCGGTGTAGAACTCGACCACCGGCTGGATCGCATGGCAGGGGAGGATGGGGATGGTTTTCTCGGTCACACCGAGGAGTCTAGTCAAAGTTGAGTAGTGGTGAGGGGTGTTCGGAGGGGAGGAGGGGGAGTGTTCGGGGTGGTTCCAGTGGTGTCCGGAAGGACGGACGTCCGGGCCGCCTCCGTCTGCGGCCCGGACGTCCGCTCACATCAGCCCGGAGCGTCCGCTCACATCAGATCTTCGATGGTGATGGGCAGTTTGCGGACGCGTCGTCCGGTGGCGTTGTGGACGGCGTTGGCGATGG includes:
- a CDS encoding bleomycin resistance protein, which encodes MTEKTIPILPCHAIQPVVEFYTALGFETTLLQKSPYPYAVVQRGTIELQFMGMRKYDPSQSYSGCYVLTDDVDGLYATFRDGLKEAYGKIPSRGLPRIGPLKNTSYGVRQFLVSDPGGNSIRIGQKISEDLHHRPAPKETFARALHMADLFVDSKEDLQGAAKIIDRVLRLRDERPTPAQHLRLLVLRADIAQREGDEALAARLLTQAAELQLAEEDRESAGDALVRLAELRT